In Roseofilum casamattae BLCC-M143, the following proteins share a genomic window:
- a CDS encoding NAD(P)/FAD-dependent oxidoreductase: MQELLYLEIPHPDPAIVRNWLQQDYDPPSRKKFPTADGVTFEDSDSDPLSAFIWSVQRTTYLKLFRWSNAPIQGEQQLANHLETQIRQQFPHHYPEPPEIDLSEQSIFEALAPHYPETVRYFQKMPRGEYDLNRVYWWEKRWRDRVRNPQTPTPVIQPHPTPFSTENTYDLIYVGGALGAIHSAIMARRGYRVLLIERLPYGRMNREWNISRDEFQQLINLGLFTQAEFEDIIGREYIDGFNKFFDGNNPDYLKADILHTPTVLNIAILSDKLLQHCGEKLRAAGGEILDETEFQLAEVAENGVRLSLTHLPTGQNSQVQGRLLIDAMGTASPIAWQLNGTRAFDSVCPTVGAVIDGGFEPGVWDSDYGDVLNSHGDISRGRQLIWELFPGPGGELTFYLFHYHEVHPDNPGSLLEMYEDFFTILPEYRRCDMEKLVWKKPTFGYIPGHFSLGNRDRTVAGDRILAIGDAASLQSPLVFTGFGSLVRNLPRLTVLLDTALKYDLLQAEHLNAIRAYQDNTAVTWLFSKGMMVPTHRHIKPQLINSMLNTFFGLLADEPPEVADTFIKDRTTWLLFNRLALKAAFKNPALLWWIWQLAGPKDLARWLATYGSFTSKAFVHAVLEPWFPQFTRWCQGWMSDRYPGLWLSILSLNYSLSNNWQAIGKQKSV; the protein is encoded by the coding sequence ATGCAAGAACTTTTATACTTAGAAATTCCCCATCCCGATCCCGCCATTGTCCGCAACTGGTTACAGCAAGACTACGACCCTCCCAGTCGGAAGAAGTTCCCCACAGCCGATGGAGTAACCTTTGAAGACTCGGACTCCGACCCGCTGTCGGCATTTATTTGGTCTGTACAGCGCACCACCTATCTAAAACTCTTCCGATGGTCTAATGCTCCTATTCAGGGCGAACAGCAGCTCGCAAACCACCTAGAAACGCAGATTCGGCAGCAGTTTCCGCACCATTATCCGGAACCGCCAGAGATTGACCTGTCCGAACAGTCGATTTTCGAGGCTTTAGCTCCCCACTATCCCGAAACGGTTCGCTATTTCCAGAAAATGCCTCGAGGAGAATACGATCTTAACCGAGTCTATTGGTGGGAAAAACGATGGCGCGATCGCGTACGAAATCCTCAAACTCCCACCCCAGTAATTCAACCCCACCCCACCCCATTCAGCACGGAGAACACTTACGACCTCATCTATGTTGGCGGCGCACTCGGAGCCATTCACTCTGCCATCATGGCTCGGCGAGGATATCGAGTATTATTAATCGAGCGCTTGCCTTACGGTCGCATGAATCGGGAATGGAATATTTCCAGAGATGAATTTCAGCAATTAATTAACTTAGGACTGTTTACGCAAGCTGAATTTGAAGACATTATCGGTCGCGAATATATTGATGGATTTAATAAGTTCTTTGATGGCAACAATCCGGATTATTTGAAAGCCGATATCTTGCACACGCCAACGGTTTTGAATATTGCGATTCTCTCCGACAAACTGTTGCAACATTGTGGGGAAAAACTGCGCGCGGCTGGCGGAGAAATTCTGGATGAAACCGAGTTTCAGCTCGCCGAAGTGGCCGAGAATGGCGTCCGGCTCAGCCTCACCCATCTGCCAACCGGACAGAATTCCCAAGTTCAGGGCAGACTGTTGATTGACGCCATGGGAACTGCCTCTCCCATTGCCTGGCAACTGAACGGAACTCGCGCCTTCGATAGCGTTTGTCCCACCGTCGGTGCGGTCATTGATGGCGGATTTGAACCGGGAGTGTGGGACTCGGATTATGGCGATGTTTTAAACAGTCATGGGGATATTTCGCGGGGACGGCAATTGATTTGGGAACTGTTTCCCGGTCCCGGTGGAGAGCTAACATTCTATCTTTTCCATTACCATGAAGTCCATCCCGATAATCCCGGTTCCTTATTAGAAATGTATGAAGACTTCTTCACTATTTTGCCGGAATATCGACGCTGCGATATGGAGAAACTGGTCTGGAAAAAGCCAACCTTCGGCTATATTCCCGGTCATTTTAGTTTAGGAAATCGCGATCGCACCGTCGCAGGCGATCGCATATTAGCCATTGGCGATGCGGCCTCGCTCCAGTCTCCCCTCGTCTTCACCGGGTTTGGTTCCCTCGTGCGCAACCTTCCCCGGTTAACCGTATTACTCGATACCGCCCTCAAATACGACCTGTTGCAAGCCGAGCACCTGAATGCCATTCGCGCTTATCAAGACAACACCGCCGTGACCTGGCTCTTTTCTAAAGGAATGATGGTTCCCACTCATCGTCACATAAAACCCCAGCTCATTAATTCCATGCTGAATACCTTCTTCGGGTTATTAGCCGACGAACCCCCGGAAGTTGCCGATACCTTTATTAAAGATAGAACTACTTGGTTATTGTTTAATCGATTAGCCTTAAAAGCCGCCTTTAAAAACCCAGCTCTATTGTGGTGGATTTGGCAGTTAGCAGGGCCGAAAGATTTAGCTCGCTGGCTAGCAACCTACGGCAGTTTTACCAGTAAAGCATTCGTTCATGCCGTACTCGAGCCGTGGTTTCCTCAGTTTACCCGTTGGTGTCAGGGATGGATGAGCGATCGCTATCCCGGATTATGGTTGAGTATTCTCAGCTTAAACTATAGTTTATCGAATAATTGGCAGGCGATCGGCAAACAAAAAAGCGTTTAG
- a CDS encoding sulfiredoxin: MIRIANIPLNQIRRPLPRQTDSAKVESLMKSIAEIGLQEPIDVLEVDGNYYGFSGCHRYEAHQRLGKETIQCRIRRAPRAVLEKHLA; encoded by the coding sequence ATGATTCGGATTGCCAACATTCCCCTCAACCAAATTCGCCGGCCCTTACCGCGACAAACCGACTCTGCCAAAGTAGAGTCCCTGATGAAATCGATCGCAGAAATTGGCTTACAAGAACCCATTGACGTTTTGGAAGTTGATGGGAATTACTATGGTTTCTCCGGTTGTCATCGCTATGAAGCCCATCAGCGCTTAGGAAAAGAAACAATCCAATGTCGCATTCGGCGCGCCCCTCGTGCCGTGCTGGAAAAACACTTGGCTTAG
- a CDS encoding helix-turn-helix domain-containing protein: protein MFPESHPDNNVDEKFPLNSVLQPLMKRAGLSTWVALSRASGVSAKQLRRVRQGQLAQLRMATLFQIAAALQISPSELLCNLNGDRSVHNSIDRSVDWPAQSSYDPEPLHRESLDRLESWLRYWPVAAAKVAAGANVKPSALIKLVKPVEQLIESWGVETIAAVGDRLPYNPQWHQLAAGTVEPGTPVTVISPGYRYRGKLLFRAEVER, encoded by the coding sequence GTGTTTCCTGAATCGCACCCCGACAATAATGTTGACGAAAAATTCCCGCTCAACTCAGTATTGCAGCCCTTGATGAAACGAGCTGGTTTGTCCACTTGGGTAGCTTTAAGTCGAGCCTCTGGAGTTTCCGCCAAACAACTGCGTCGGGTGCGCCAGGGACAGCTCGCCCAACTGCGAATGGCAACCCTATTCCAAATCGCCGCAGCCCTTCAGATTAGCCCTTCCGAGCTGCTCTGCAATCTCAATGGCGATCGCTCCGTACATAATTCTATAGATCGCTCTGTAGATTGGCCGGCGCAATCGTCCTACGATCCAGAACCCTTGCATCGTGAAAGTTTAGATCGTCTCGAATCTTGGTTGCGCTATTGGCCCGTCGCCGCTGCCAAAGTCGCTGCCGGAGCCAATGTCAAACCCAGCGCTCTGATAAAACTGGTCAAACCCGTAGAACAGTTAATCGAGTCTTGGGGAGTCGAAACGATCGCAGCCGTCGGCGATCGTCTGCCGTATAATCCCCAGTGGCATCAACTGGCCGCCGGAACTGTCGAGCCAGGAACTCCAGTCACCGTTATCTCTCCCGGTTATCGCTATCGCGGCAAACTCCTGTTTCGCGCCGAAGTCGAACGATAA
- a CDS encoding tetratricopeptide repeat protein, with amino-acid sequence MGGTIGINAENFATEVMEASYQNPVLVDFFATWCGPCQIVKPVLEKMAAEYDFTIAQIDIDQNAELANTYRVEGVPDIRIALNGDMIPGFVGVLPEEQIRDMLSKFNLKSSVDSQLAAIADLIARQNYPEVKQILDNLFTTHPEDSRVVLIAAEFLGHLRQWEEAEKMLATIGKETPEAFARSQSMKAVFYFQRQLELPVETDRDRQYAQACRYVVEENYETALQELLYFVEHHRSYRQDAGRKGMLAIFDRLGNDRALTQEYRQKLMAALY; translated from the coding sequence ATGGGCGGAACGATTGGGATTAATGCCGAAAATTTTGCCACGGAAGTTATGGAAGCTTCCTACCAAAATCCCGTGCTGGTCGATTTTTTTGCCACGTGGTGCGGCCCGTGTCAGATAGTGAAACCAGTTTTGGAGAAAATGGCAGCCGAATACGATTTTACCATCGCCCAAATAGACATCGACCAAAATGCCGAACTAGCGAATACTTATCGCGTGGAAGGCGTACCGGATATTCGCATTGCCCTTAATGGCGATATGATTCCCGGTTTTGTTGGAGTTTTGCCAGAAGAACAAATTCGGGATATGTTGAGTAAGTTTAATCTGAAATCGTCAGTGGACTCTCAGTTAGCCGCGATCGCAGATTTAATCGCTCGACAGAACTATCCGGAAGTTAAGCAGATTTTAGATAACTTATTTACAACTCATCCAGAAGATTCTCGAGTGGTGTTAATAGCGGCTGAGTTCTTAGGCCATTTGCGCCAGTGGGAAGAGGCGGAGAAAATGTTGGCAACCATTGGTAAGGAGACTCCGGAGGCCTTTGCGCGATCGCAGTCGATGAAAGCAGTATTCTATTTTCAGCGCCAGCTCGAGCTACCGGTGGAAACCGATCGCGATCGTCAATACGCGCAAGCCTGTCGCTACGTTGTGGAGGAAAACTACGAAACCGCTCTACAAGAGTTACTCTATTTTGTCGAACACCATCGCTCCTATCGCCAAGATGCCGGACGTAAGGGGATGCTGGCGATTTTCGATCGCTTGGGAAACGATCGCGCTCTAACGCAAGAGTATCGACAAAAACTCATGGCTGCTCTTTATTAA
- the dps gene encoding DNA starvation/stationary phase protection protein Dps has protein sequence METKLYPSRIDLSGEVRRSVVTLLNQTLAATIDLKTQVKQAHWNVKGINFYSLHQLFDEIAGELEDYIDTIAERITALGGLALGTAEIVAHTSLLSAYPLDIVSGTEHLVALADRFATYAQHIREAIAKTDELGDADTSDLYTEISRAIDKRLWFLEAHLHPSDA, from the coding sequence ATGGAAACCAAACTTTATCCCAGCCGTATCGATCTCTCCGGAGAGGTTCGTCGCAGTGTTGTTACCCTACTCAATCAAACTCTGGCTGCCACCATCGACTTAAAAACTCAGGTCAAACAAGCTCATTGGAACGTCAAAGGCATTAATTTCTACTCTCTGCACCAACTCTTTGACGAAATTGCTGGAGAACTGGAAGACTATATTGATACGATCGCCGAACGAATAACCGCTTTGGGCGGACTCGCTCTGGGAACGGCCGAAATAGTAGCCCACACATCTTTGCTGTCGGCTTATCCGCTCGATATTGTGTCCGGAACAGAGCATCTCGTGGCTTTAGCCGATCGCTTTGCCACTTATGCCCAACATATCAGAGAAGCGATCGCCAAAACCGACGAACTCGGCGATGCCGATACCTCCGATCTGTATACGGAAATCTCTCGCGCCATTGATAAGCGCTTGTGGTTCCTGGAAGCGCACCTACACCCGAGCGATGCCTAA
- a CDS encoding AAA family ATPase, translating to MIPLHLVLQNFLSYQQGSLDFRALHTACISGVNGAGKSSLLEAIAWCVWGKSRVSSEDDLIHRGAGEVRVIYILRQGQQTFRIIRTRQRGQSTSLEFQVESETGFRPLTGRHTRDTQQLIIRTLKLDYQTFVNSAYLRQGRGDEFMLKGAMERKQILARLLQLDRYDELADRAKEKTQHYKAMVSVLEPQLQGLQRQLSEGDAIASELQQVEKELHQLQEGQTRGKQQLSSWQTLHHQQQTLQEQLKWYEQESQSCDRDRKRVQQEMEMTVAQRSQLQHLLADEGNIASQYRQFQQLRSREASLTERVETYQQLQEELARLRNARQEQQQVLEDRLRLSAVQLENIAEQQQEIDRILSRRSDIEAGLVKLGQARDRLNALDRLQLQVAPLLRHRQHLQAEIDRGSARLSAKLEELQTSYQRLEQERSETPILQRAAEDLAGEIDRLEKKRIYQQRVLEKGQERRSFMERLQGDQRTYERQLDAIGQKLQLLQQRSPNENEETEETSEYPPCPLCDRPLDEHHWHLVRQKHTSEQQEILNSIWVLREQMATSEREIQVLRQEYRDLDRELAKLSPAIERRGELRAVLDVTEQKLQQLHQLQTEISEVEHCLQTRSYAADVYAELQGVDERLAYLQYDEKDHVLARGAVEKWRWADIKRGEIKSALKRQKALHEQKPELEAECEQLHHRLQQLQSTCSLQRQIAALEAKLAELGYDPQAHQELLSTIGQSHSIQIQYEQLEQAKQHYPQLINACTALEQRLEEQDSRSQQLQEKLKELDRLFAQHPDAAPQIKTLQAQLDRGEQQQRELLSRQGRLQQQQQHVRSMASQCETTKTQLEQARKQQRIYQELAYAFGKRGIQSLAIENILPELEAQTNRILAKLSSHQLHVQFVTQKAKKSGKGKFVETLDILIADPQGTRPYETYSGGEAFRVNFAIRLALAKLLAQQSGTALQMLIIDEGFGTQDEQGCDRLISAINAISSEFACILTITHMSFFKEAFSTRIEVIKTANGSQLSIQT from the coding sequence ATGATACCTCTACATCTAGTTCTACAAAACTTCCTCAGTTATCAGCAAGGGAGTCTTGATTTTCGAGCGCTCCATACTGCTTGTATTTCTGGAGTCAATGGCGCCGGGAAATCCTCTCTCCTGGAAGCCATTGCATGGTGCGTTTGGGGAAAAAGTCGCGTCAGTTCCGAAGACGATCTAATTCATCGAGGTGCTGGGGAAGTTCGCGTTATCTATATCTTGCGCCAAGGTCAACAAACCTTTCGCATTATTCGCACCCGTCAGCGCGGACAAAGCACCAGCTTAGAGTTTCAAGTCGAGAGCGAAACCGGATTTCGCCCCCTCACCGGCCGCCATACTCGCGACACGCAACAGTTAATTATTCGCACCCTAAAACTCGATTATCAAACCTTTGTCAATTCAGCTTATTTGCGCCAAGGACGAGGGGATGAATTTATGCTGAAAGGGGCGATGGAGCGCAAGCAAATTTTAGCTCGTTTGCTGCAGTTGGATCGCTACGACGAACTGGCCGATCGCGCGAAGGAAAAAACGCAGCACTATAAAGCTATGGTGTCCGTGCTCGAACCCCAGTTGCAAGGGTTGCAACGGCAGTTGAGCGAAGGAGATGCCATCGCCAGTGAGTTGCAGCAGGTGGAAAAAGAGTTGCACCAGTTACAGGAGGGACAAACGCGGGGCAAACAGCAGTTGAGCAGTTGGCAAACCCTGCACCACCAGCAACAAACCCTGCAAGAGCAACTGAAGTGGTACGAGCAGGAGAGCCAGAGTTGCGATCGCGATCGCAAGCGGGTGCAGCAGGAGATGGAGATGACTGTAGCGCAGCGATCGCAACTGCAACATCTGCTCGCGGATGAGGGCAACATTGCCAGTCAGTATCGCCAGTTTCAACAACTGCGATCGCGGGAAGCGTCTCTGACCGAGCGAGTTGAAACGTATCAACAGTTGCAGGAGGAGTTGGCACGCCTGCGTAACGCTCGCCAGGAACAACAACAGGTGCTGGAAGACCGCCTGCGCTTGAGCGCCGTGCAACTGGAAAATATTGCCGAGCAACAACAGGAGATCGATCGCATTCTCAGCCGGCGATCGGATATTGAAGCGGGTTTGGTGAAGCTGGGACAAGCGCGCGATCGCCTGAATGCCTTGGATCGCTTGCAATTGCAAGTGGCTCCTCTCTTGCGCCATCGCCAACATTTGCAAGCGGAAATTGACCGAGGGAGCGCCCGCTTGAGTGCCAAGTTAGAAGAGTTGCAAACCTCGTACCAGAGGTTAGAGCAGGAAAGGTCGGAAACCCCCATTTTACAGCGCGCAGCTGAGGATCTAGCCGGCGAAATCGATCGCTTGGAGAAAAAACGCATTTACCAGCAGCGAGTCCTGGAGAAGGGGCAGGAGCGCCGGAGTTTTATGGAGCGCTTGCAAGGGGATCAGCGCACCTACGAACGGCAGTTGGATGCCATCGGGCAGAAGTTACAGTTGTTGCAGCAGCGATCGCCTAATGAGAATGAGGAGACCGAGGAAACCTCCGAATATCCCCCTTGTCCGTTGTGCGATCGTCCTCTCGACGAGCATCACTGGCATTTAGTCCGACAAAAACATACCTCCGAACAGCAGGAAATTCTCAATTCTATTTGGGTCTTGCGCGAGCAAATGGCGACCTCGGAGCGGGAGATTCAGGTGTTGCGCCAAGAGTATCGAGATTTGGACCGGGAACTGGCGAAACTGAGTCCGGCGATCGAACGGCGGGGAGAGTTGCGCGCGGTGTTGGATGTAACGGAGCAAAAATTACAGCAATTGCACCAGTTGCAAACGGAAATTAGCGAGGTCGAACATTGCTTGCAAACCCGAAGTTATGCCGCCGATGTGTATGCGGAATTGCAAGGAGTGGACGAGCGCTTGGCATATTTGCAATACGACGAAAAAGACCACGTGCTCGCCAGAGGTGCGGTGGAAAAATGGCGTTGGGCAGATATTAAACGAGGAGAGATTAAATCGGCTCTGAAACGGCAAAAAGCACTGCACGAGCAGAAGCCAGAATTGGAGGCGGAGTGCGAGCAACTGCACCATCGGTTGCAACAATTGCAGAGTACCTGTTCTCTCCAGCGGCAGATTGCCGCGTTAGAGGCAAAATTAGCAGAATTAGGTTACGATCCGCAGGCTCATCAAGAGTTGCTATCCACCATCGGCCAGTCTCACTCTATTCAGATCCAATACGAGCAATTAGAGCAAGCCAAACAGCATTATCCGCAGTTAATTAATGCTTGTACTGCCTTAGAACAAAGGTTGGAAGAACAGGATTCGCGATCGCAACAATTGCAAGAAAAATTAAAAGAACTCGATCGATTATTCGCACAACATCCGGATGCCGCACCGCAAATTAAGACCTTACAAGCACAGCTCGATCGCGGAGAACAGCAACAGCGGGAGTTGCTCTCGCGCCAGGGACGGCTGCAACAGCAACAGCAGCACGTCCGCAGTATGGCGAGTCAGTGCGAAACGACGAAAACTCAGTTAGAGCAAGCGCGAAAGCAACAGCGCATTTATCAGGAATTAGCTTATGCCTTTGGCAAGCGCGGCATTCAGTCCTTAGCGATCGAGAATATTTTACCGGAATTAGAGGCACAAACCAATCGGATTTTAGCGAAACTGAGCAGCCATCAGTTACACGTGCAATTCGTCACCCAAAAAGCAAAGAAAAGCGGTAAAGGTAAATTTGTCGAAACCTTAGATATTTTAATTGCCGACCCCCAAGGCACTCGACCTTACGAAACCTATTCCGGCGGGGAAGCCTTTCGCGTTAATTTTGCCATTCGCTTGGCATTAGCAAAACTATTAGCGCAACAGTCGGGGACAGCATTGCAAATGTTAATTATTGATGAAGGATTTGGCACCCAAGACGAACAAGGATGCGATCGCCTGATTTCAGCAATTAATGCCATTTCTTCCGAATTTGCTTGCATTTTAACTATTACTCACATGAGTTTCTTTAAGGAAGCATTTTCGACTCGAATTGAGGTAATAAAAACTGCTAACGGTTCGCAACTTTCAATTCAGACCTAG